One window of the Nothobranchius furzeri strain GRZ-AD chromosome 3, NfurGRZ-RIMD1, whole genome shotgun sequence genome contains the following:
- the draxina gene encoding draxin, with amino-acid sequence MALSWRLLLAFLFAILALSHGADPGAPYDKRRKAQTSAGGSNALQYPPQAQQRPSYNRDRSQRSRSKAGAGLLSHRTLHPLPRPEDDGTGLEGLSPVRVETGPSRDRARQSLKSRPMAQENQLLGMQMGGGNRHGHPFEYKRQGSRRDKMRHRKGFPSEPELSAALKDRDRFEDSPPSLSSSTTSPSLSMTPPIEPPSPIISLLGSGSSVVTTATNEHPPTLPPASTKPQRQGQGEVMPTLDMALFDWTDYEDMKPVDTWPSSKKKDKRRSKNLSSGNMTVGGGAVEPCDHHLDCLPGSCCDLRQHECTPHNRGLNNKCYDDCMCEEGFRCYAKFHRKRRVTRRRGRCVAPDSVSSDHGGFITI; translated from the exons ATggcactctcctggaggctgctGCTGGCGTTCCTGTTTGCCATCCTGGCTCTGTCACATGGTGCGGATCCTGGAGCTCCTTATGACAAGAGGAGAAAGGCGCAAACTTCGGCAGGAGGCAGCAATGCCCTACAATACCCTCCTCAAGCCCAGCAGAGACCCAGCTACAACAGGGATCGCAGCCAGAGGAGCCGCTCCAAGGCCGGAGCTGGGCTCCTTTCCCACAGGACCCTGCACCCGCTGCCCAGACCCGAGGATGATGGGACAGGTCTGGAGGGTCTGAGCCCGGTGAGAGTAGAAACGGGTCCCAGCAGGGATAGAGCTCGACAGAGTTTGAAAAGTCGGCCCATGGCTCAGGAAAACCAGCTCCTGGGGATGCAGATGGGAGGAGGGAACAGGCATGGACACCCGTTTGAGTACAAGAGACAAGGAAGCAGGCGTGACAAGATGCGACACAGAAAAG GGTTTCCTTCAGAGCCTGAGTTGAGCGCGGCGTTGAAGGACAGAGACCGATTTGAGGATTCTCCCCCCTCCTTGTCCTCATCGACCACCTCCCCCTCTCTCAGCATGACCCCACCCATTGAACCTCCCTCCCCCATCATTAGCCTCCTTGGCTCTGGCTCCTCCGTGGTTACCACAGCGACGAACGAGCATCCCCCAACACTGCCCCCGGCCTCCACCAAACCCCAG AGACAAGGACAAGGAGAGGTGATGCCAACCCTGGACATGGCACTCTTTGACTGGACAGACTATGAGGACATGAAGCCTGTAGACACTTGGCCGTCTTCAAAGAAGAAAG ACAAAAGACGGAGCAAGAACCTCAGCAGTGGAAACATGACTGTGGGCGGTGGTGCAGTGGAGCCGTGCGATCACCACCTGGACTGCCTCCCAG GTTCCTGTTGTGATCTGAGACAACACGAGTGTACACCTCACAACAGAGGCCTCAACAACAAATGCTATGATGACTGCATGTGTGAGGAAG GGTTTCGTTGTTATGCTAAATTCCACCGGAAGCGGCGCGTGACAAGGAGGAGGGGCCGCTGTGTGGCGCCGGACTCGGTCAGCAGTGACCACGGAGGCTTCATCACTATATGA